In Akkermansia muciniphila, one DNA window encodes the following:
- a CDS encoding ribonuclease D has translation MISEKEELLEWRKRAAAQPAGRVVLDLEADSLHRYQEKICLIQYADETGSCLIDPLSIEDMGPFYNWLKETEVWMHGADYDMSLFQHAWETLPAMIWDTQTAARLLGFRQFGLAALVEHFYGITLSKSSQKADWARRPLSPTMVTYALNDVNYMLDMADKLTAALREKGRMGWFEEICRHSMERARERHLAGHQDPWRIQGCGKLNRKGLAALREMWTWRDAEAKTWDKPAFMVCSNADLIQWSVALQEQRTVAPPPRFHAHRRSRFMNALQKFYLLDEEDYPCRPRIQRRQHSEQFEDNLARLCKLRDEKAEELGMEGSFLITRASLEAIAEDREKGVSTLLNWQREALGF, from the coding sequence ATGATTAGCGAGAAAGAGGAATTACTGGAATGGCGCAAACGCGCCGCCGCACAGCCCGCGGGACGGGTAGTCCTGGATCTGGAGGCAGACAGCCTGCACCGCTATCAGGAAAAAATCTGCCTGATCCAATACGCGGATGAAACGGGTTCCTGCCTGATCGACCCTCTCTCCATCGAAGATATGGGGCCTTTCTACAACTGGCTGAAGGAAACGGAAGTCTGGATGCACGGCGCGGACTACGACATGAGCCTCTTTCAACACGCCTGGGAAACGTTGCCCGCCATGATCTGGGATACGCAGACGGCGGCGCGCCTGCTGGGATTCCGCCAGTTCGGACTGGCCGCCCTGGTGGAACACTTCTACGGCATCACCCTGAGCAAATCCTCCCAAAAGGCGGACTGGGCGCGGCGCCCCCTTTCCCCGACCATGGTCACCTACGCCCTGAACGACGTAAATTACATGCTGGACATGGCGGACAAACTGACGGCCGCCCTACGGGAAAAAGGCCGCATGGGCTGGTTTGAAGAAATTTGCAGACACTCCATGGAACGCGCCCGGGAACGCCATCTGGCCGGACATCAGGACCCCTGGCGCATCCAAGGCTGCGGAAAACTGAACAGGAAAGGGCTGGCCGCCCTGCGGGAAATGTGGACCTGGCGCGATGCGGAAGCCAAAACGTGGGACAAGCCCGCATTCATGGTTTGCTCCAATGCTGACCTCATCCAGTGGAGCGTAGCTCTTCAGGAGCAGCGCACCGTGGCTCCTCCGCCCCGTTTTCATGCCCACAGGCGCAGCCGGTTCATGAATGCGCTCCAGAAATTCTACCTGCTGGATGAAGAGGACTACCCATGCCGGCCCCGCATCCAGCGCCGGCAGCATTCCGAACAGTTTGAAGACAATCTGGCCCGCCTGTGCAAACTCAGGGATGAAAAAGCTGAAGAGCTGGGCATGGAAGGCTCCTTCCTGATTACCCGGGCCTCTCTGGAAGCCATTGCGGAAGACAGGGAAAAAGGCGTTTCCACCCTGTTGAACTGGCAGAGAGAAGCCCTGGGTTTTTAA
- the mazG gene encoding nucleoside triphosphate pyrophosphohydrolase, whose amino-acid sequence MNDTEMIECREPALQMQRLISIMKRLRAPHGCPWDAEQTHHSLISNMIEEAYEVVDTIQRNDWTQLREELGDVLLQVVFHAEIAQEAGRFNFNDVAAEVSEKLVRRHPHVFAQSKADTTDAVLAQWDKIKRREKGAETTPYLHGTGKGLPPMLQAWKLQKKAAKVGFDWTDAQGALDKVKEETVECGEILSAPEKDPRVAEELGDLLFSVVNLCRKKGIDPETAMAGANRKFERRFNEMERLLAKDGLSLEEASADAMEERWQQAKSAR is encoded by the coding sequence ATGAACGACACTGAAATGATCGAATGCCGCGAGCCTGCCCTTCAAATGCAGCGCCTCATCTCCATCATGAAACGTCTGCGCGCCCCCCACGGCTGCCCCTGGGATGCGGAGCAAACCCACCATTCCCTGATTTCCAATATGATTGAGGAAGCCTATGAAGTCGTGGACACCATCCAGCGGAATGACTGGACGCAGCTGAGGGAAGAATTGGGCGATGTTCTGCTTCAAGTGGTTTTTCATGCGGAGATTGCCCAGGAAGCAGGGCGCTTCAATTTCAATGACGTGGCTGCGGAAGTAAGCGAAAAACTCGTCCGCCGCCATCCCCATGTATTTGCCCAGTCCAAGGCGGATACGACGGATGCCGTATTGGCACAGTGGGACAAGATCAAACGCCGGGAAAAAGGGGCGGAAACAACCCCGTACCTGCATGGAACAGGCAAGGGGCTGCCTCCCATGCTCCAGGCATGGAAGCTCCAGAAAAAAGCCGCCAAAGTAGGATTTGACTGGACGGACGCCCAAGGCGCCCTTGACAAGGTGAAGGAAGAAACCGTGGAATGCGGGGAAATTCTTTCCGCGCCGGAGAAAGACCCACGCGTCGCGGAGGAATTGGGAGATCTTCTGTTTTCCGTAGTCAACCTGTGCAGGAAGAAGGGCATCGACCCGGAAACGGCCATGGCCGGAGCAAACAGAAAGTTTGAGCGGCGTTTCAACGAAATGGAACGGCTGCTTGCCAAAGACGGCCTTTCCCTGGAAGAAGCCTCTGCGGACGCCATGGAGGAACGCTGGCAGCAGGCGAAATCCGCCCGGTAA
- a CDS encoding ComF family protein yields MLGAVAGEWLSWVYPFVCELCGRGGLDGCHVCPDCRGSFVSVEPPFCAVCGEPAEGSFIPSGLCRRCAAAPPSFEEARAVYVNTGSLRDLLLAFKYGGAVHLAGSFAQMMAEAVRENLHWFGGKERLLVPVPMHRGKQAQRGYNQAQELAELLGKELDWPCAGVLKRLPDTLPQASLSREQRLRHARKIYAADEKGMKRRPVRGRDVLLVDDVFTTGATADSCARLLLRAGAASVCVLTLARTHHAWRG; encoded by the coding sequence ATGCTGGGGGCGGTTGCCGGGGAATGGCTTTCCTGGGTGTATCCTTTTGTCTGCGAGTTGTGCGGGCGCGGCGGCCTGGACGGCTGCCATGTCTGCCCGGACTGCCGCGGAAGTTTCGTGTCTGTCGAACCTCCTTTCTGTGCCGTCTGCGGGGAACCGGCGGAGGGTTCCTTCATTCCGTCCGGATTATGCCGCCGCTGCGCGGCGGCTCCTCCCTCTTTTGAGGAAGCCCGCGCCGTGTATGTGAATACGGGGTCATTGCGGGATCTGCTGCTGGCCTTCAAATATGGGGGAGCCGTTCATCTGGCCGGCTCCTTCGCGCAGATGATGGCGGAGGCTGTGCGCGAAAATCTTCACTGGTTCGGAGGGAAAGAGCGCCTGCTCGTTCCCGTGCCCATGCATCGCGGCAAGCAGGCTCAAAGGGGGTATAACCAGGCGCAGGAACTGGCGGAGCTGCTGGGGAAGGAACTGGACTGGCCCTGTGCCGGCGTGTTGAAACGCCTGCCGGATACGCTTCCCCAGGCCAGCTTGTCGCGGGAGCAGCGGCTCAGACATGCCCGTAAAATTTATGCGGCGGATGAAAAAGGGATGAAACGCCGCCCCGTCAGGGGCAGGGATGTGCTGCTGGTGGATGATGTTTTTACGACTGGAGCCACGGCAGATTCCTGCGCCCGTCTGCTCCTCCGCGCCGGGGCTGCTTCCGTCTGCGTGCTGACGCTGGCGCGTACGCATCATGCATGGCGCGGCTGA